Proteins encoded in a region of the Candidatus Eisenbacteria bacterium genome:
- a CDS encoding sigma 54-interacting transcriptional regulator translates to MHRPRTFAELKASGHRLRSVKDELRANLTRALRAGEPLFPGIVGYENTVEPQVVNAILSRHDFILLGLRGQAKTRLLRALTRFLDEWMPAVEGCPLRSDPLQPLTHHARMVLETQGDQAPIEWIHRDLRYQEKLATPDVTIADLIGDIDPIKAATLRLDYSDERVIHYGIIPRTNRGIFAINELPDLQPRIQVGLLNMLEEKDFQIRGFPVRIPLDVAMVFSANPEDYTNRGNIITPLRDRINSQIITHYPLTREDGIAITRQEAWTERGSDIAVVVPGFMRDLIEEVAIQARRSEYVDQNSGVSARLPIALLENLVSNAERRGLRTGETRVVTRVCDLANAVSGVSGKVELVLEGEQEGALNVARALLGRGIKALFAQRLPDAYKPRKGRAAQAESEPLASSEYRPILDWFASGNHVEIGDDTPHDEFAAQLGAVKGLAPLAAKYLEPASSEEAPVAMELVLEGLHQHSILSRERSDGAKTSYKDMLKSMLSGFGED, encoded by the coding sequence ATGCATCGTCCGCGCACCTTCGCCGAGCTCAAGGCCTCCGGTCACCGACTGCGATCGGTCAAGGACGAGCTGCGCGCCAATCTGACTCGCGCCCTGCGAGCCGGCGAGCCCTTGTTTCCGGGCATCGTCGGCTACGAGAACACCGTCGAACCGCAGGTCGTCAACGCGATCCTCTCGCGCCACGACTTCATCCTGCTCGGCCTGCGCGGTCAGGCCAAGACGCGCCTGCTGCGTGCGCTGACGCGGTTTCTCGACGAGTGGATGCCGGCGGTCGAAGGGTGCCCGCTGCGCAGCGACCCGCTGCAGCCGCTCACCCATCACGCCCGCATGGTGCTCGAGACTCAGGGCGATCAGGCCCCGATCGAGTGGATTCACCGCGACCTCCGTTATCAGGAGAAGCTCGCGACGCCCGACGTGACGATCGCCGATCTGATCGGCGACATCGATCCCATCAAGGCCGCGACTCTGAGGCTCGACTACTCGGACGAACGCGTCATCCACTACGGCATCATTCCCCGCACCAACCGCGGCATCTTCGCGATCAACGAGCTTCCCGACCTCCAGCCGCGCATCCAGGTCGGCCTCCTGAATATGCTCGAGGAAAAGGACTTTCAGATCCGCGGCTTCCCGGTGCGGATTCCGCTCGACGTCGCCATGGTGTTCTCGGCGAACCCCGAGGACTACACCAATCGCGGCAACATCATCACGCCGCTGCGCGACCGCATCAACTCGCAGATCATCACGCACTACCCGCTGACGCGCGAAGACGGCATCGCGATCACCCGGCAGGAGGCGTGGACCGAGCGCGGTTCCGACATCGCGGTGGTGGTGCCGGGCTTCATGCGCGATCTGATCGAGGAAGTGGCGATCCAGGCGCGTCGCAGCGAATACGTCGATCAGAATTCGGGCGTCTCGGCCCGGCTGCCGATCGCACTGCTCGAGAATCTGGTCTCGAACGCCGAGCGGCGCGGGCTGCGCACCGGCGAAACGCGCGTGGTGACGCGGGTGTGCGACCTGGCGAACGCGGTCTCGGGCGTTTCCGGCAAGGTCGAACTGGTGCTCGAAGGCGAGCAGGAGGGCGCGCTCAACGTGGCGCGTGCGCTGCTCGGTCGCGGCATCAAGGCACTGTTCGCGCAGCGGCTGCCGGACGCCTACAAGCCGCGCAAGGGCCGCGCGGCGCAGGCCGAGTCGGAACCGCTCGCCTCGTCCGAATACCGTCCGATCCTCGACTGGTTCGCGAGCGGCAATCATGTCGAGATCGGCGACGACACGCCGCACGATGAGTTCGCCGCTCAGCTCGGCGCGGTCAAGGGACTCGCCCCGCTGGCGGCCAAGTATCTGGAGCCGGCCAGCTCCGAGGAGGCTCCCGTCGCGATGGAGCTGGTACTCGAGGGCCTGCACCAGCATTCGATCCTGTCGCGCGAACGCAGCGATGGAGCGAAGACGTCCTACAAGGACATGCTCAAGAGCATGCTGAGCGGATTCGGCGAGGATTGA